Proteins encoded in a region of the Tepidibacillus fermentans genome:
- a CDS encoding chemotaxis protein CheW, with the protein MNQQVDQNLGEVKVIVFRLDSEEYGVDVQQVKSIERMEHITRVPNTPSFVKGVINLRGVIIPIIDLRNRLGISEKEYNDSTRIIIVHVEEMEVGLIVDAANDVIDIPDSAIEPPPKVVGGVEAVYLRGVAKLTNRLLILLNLDKILNADELKQLEKFGA; encoded by the coding sequence ATGAATCAACAAGTAGATCAAAATCTTGGTGAAGTGAAGGTAATTGTTTTTCGTTTAGATTCTGAGGAATATGGGGTTGATGTTCAACAAGTAAAATCAATTGAACGAATGGAACACATTACAAGAGTTCCAAATACCCCATCCTTTGTAAAAGGAGTCATTAATTTACGTGGAGTGATTATCCCAATTATTGATTTGAGAAATCGTCTTGGTATTTCAGAAAAAGAATATAACGATTCGACCCGCATAATCATCGTTCATGTAGAAGAGATGGAGGTTGGGTTGATTGTCGATGCTGCGAATGATGTGATCGATATTCCAGATAGTGCCATTGAGCCACCACCAAAAGTTGTTGGTGGAGTTGAAGCCGTTTATTTGCGGGGGGTAGCAAAATTAACAAACCGACTTCTTATCTTGTTAAACCTTGATAAAATTTTAAATGCAGATGAATTGAAACAACTAGAAAAGTTTGGGGCATAA
- a CDS encoding chemotaxis protein CheC, which yields MTKELHELKDIQLDFLKEVGNIGAAHAATALSKMIKKTIEMNVPKVKILPFEEVEELLGGSDQIMVCIFLRVEGDAPGNMLFMMTIDSAKKLLKEILGPMANQQKFFSDLENSALNELGNILAGSYLSSLADFTNLKLYPTVPAITIDMVGAILSFGLIQVSQFSDVAIVIDTTFFEGQQLVEGHFFLIPDTESFSTLFSALGVPWE from the coding sequence ATGACGAAAGAGCTACATGAATTAAAAGATATTCAGCTTGATTTTCTGAAAGAAGTTGGTAATATTGGGGCAGCTCACGCGGCTACTGCACTTTCAAAAATGATCAAAAAAACAATAGAGATGAATGTTCCAAAAGTTAAAATATTACCTTTTGAAGAGGTAGAAGAGTTATTGGGCGGTTCAGACCAAATTATGGTTTGTATCTTTCTACGAGTTGAAGGAGATGCCCCTGGGAATATGTTGTTTATGATGACCATTGATTCTGCGAAAAAACTTCTGAAAGAAATATTAGGACCCATGGCAAACCAACAGAAGTTTTTTTCTGACTTAGAAAATTCTGCTCTTAATGAGCTTGGTAACATATTAGCAGGTTCCTATCTCTCATCGCTTGCGGATTTCACGAATCTCAAACTATATCCTACTGTTCCAGCCATAACGATTGATATGGTAGGAGCAATTCTAAGTTTTGGATTAATTCAAGTCAGTCAGTTTAGTGATGTAGCCATTGTCATCGATACGACTTTTTTTGAAGGACAGCAGCTTGTAGAAGGCCATTTTTTCTTAATACCAGATACAGAATCATTTTCTACATTATTTTCTGCATTAGGAGTGCCGTGGGAATGA
- a CDS encoding chemotaxis protein CheD, which produces MTNVIKVGMADLNTVTAPNRIRTTGLGSCVGIVLYDPVTRIGGMAHIMLPSSEMVRVGKINKAKYADTAIPLLLDEMTNLGAKKGLIIAKIAGGAQMFQFQSQNDMMRIGPRNVEATKETLKKLGISIVAEDTGGNFGRTIELDTLSGILYIRTVNKGVQEI; this is translated from the coding sequence ATGACAAATGTAATAAAAGTAGGAATGGCTGACTTAAATACTGTAACTGCTCCTAATCGTATTCGGACAACTGGATTAGGTTCTTGTGTGGGAATTGTACTATATGATCCAGTAACTAGGATTGGTGGCATGGCTCATATTATGTTACCATCATCAGAGATGGTACGGGTAGGTAAGATAAATAAAGCGAAATATGCAGATACAGCAATTCCCTTATTATTGGATGAAATGACGAATTTAGGAGCAAAAAAAGGCTTAATTATTGCAAAAATTGCTGGTGGAGCTCAGATGTTTCAATTTCAATCCCAAAATGACATGATGAGAATTGGTCCAAGAAATGTAGAAGCAACAAAAGAGACCTTAAAGAAATTAGGTATATCGATTGTTGCAGAAGATACAGGAGGTAATTTTGGCCGAACAATTGAATTGGATACACTTAGTGGGATTTTATATATTAGAACAGTAAATAAAGGTGTTCAGGAAATATGA
- a CDS encoding FliA/WhiG family RNA polymerase sigma factor translates to MQSQQEVNIEHLWEQWRHDENLEAYHQLVNYYIGIVDQIVLKMQPSISDQVTYDELRSHGMIGFLDALKKFDYQKGYQFETYASLRIRGSILDGLRQTDWIPRSIREKAKKIQRAYQELEQKYLRSVTDKEVSEYLHLSLEAFYQQLKETSFLHCLSLDEPIDFEQETTRATRLEDPRQNLDAKISREFVRDVLAKSIDRLPEKEKLVITLYYYEELNITEISEILGLSPSRISQLHTKAIYRLRGSLGRMKNQLF, encoded by the coding sequence ATGCAAAGTCAACAAGAAGTGAATATTGAACATCTATGGGAACAGTGGCGGCATGATGAGAATTTAGAGGCTTATCATCAATTAGTAAACTATTATATTGGAATCGTAGACCAAATTGTTTTAAAGATGCAACCCTCAATTTCAGACCAAGTCACTTATGATGAATTAAGAAGCCATGGAATGATCGGATTTTTAGATGCTCTAAAAAAATTCGATTATCAGAAAGGTTATCAGTTTGAAACCTATGCCTCACTAAGGATCAGGGGTTCAATTCTTGATGGGCTACGTCAAACAGATTGGATTCCTCGTTCCATCCGGGAAAAGGCAAAAAAAATTCAGAGGGCTTACCAAGAACTAGAGCAAAAGTACTTAAGAAGTGTCACCGACAAAGAAGTGAGTGAGTATCTTCATCTTTCACTTGAAGCGTTTTATCAACAATTAAAGGAAACTTCTTTTTTGCATTGTTTGTCTCTTGATGAGCCAATAGATTTTGAACAGGAAACAACACGTGCAACCCGATTAGAAGATCCACGTCAAAATCTTGATGCAAAAATCAGTCGTGAATTTGTTCGAGATGTTTTAGCCAAATCGATTGATCGCTTACCTGAAAAAGAAAAATTAGTAATCACTTTATACTATTATGAAGAACTGAATATTACGGAGATATCTGAAATTCTAGGATTATCACCTTCAAGAATTTCTCAATTGCATACAAAAGCAATCTACCGTTTAAGAGGTTCATTAGGACGAATGAAAAATCAATTATTTTAA
- a CDS encoding DUF342 domain-containing protein, translating into MTWKLTDLNEIVKVKIDQSDMVAILSIREDERLNEEIPLHLMIELLKQQQIIYGIDEQLLSLICKHPLSYSEKQIEIAKGLKPIHGENAKIKWVILEEKERNKPKVVEGDRVDYYSVNTIINVKKGELIAQKIPATKGEEGKTVRGKTIPAKPGKDLSFKIGKNVVLNETKDSIYASVDGQVVIDDKVQVLPIYEVKGDVDFSVGNIDFVGTVIVSGNVLDGFKIHALDDIKIFGYVEGAELISKRGNIEIQQGVIGYQRSTIRAAKSVKALYIMDATVYAGENVHISQSIMRSEIIAGKEVICLGTKGLIVGGQTNAGTKVIASIIGNHLATPTSIEVGINPMLREELRELQEKKRENFQLFDKIEKAIHFINRLQRTMGDLPPNKQSLLTELLNQKSLIEKRMKELDLREKTIEINMNMNDQSSIEVQNVIYPGVKLVIGKQRKFIKDVHKCVKFIFEEGEIVSRQLLP; encoded by the coding sequence ATGACGTGGAAATTAACAGATCTCAATGAAATCGTCAAAGTGAAAATTGATCAATCTGATATGGTCGCGATCCTCTCAATTCGAGAAGATGAACGTTTAAATGAAGAGATCCCTTTACATTTAATGATCGAGCTTTTAAAACAACAGCAAATTATTTATGGTATCGATGAGCAATTATTATCACTCATTTGCAAACACCCTTTATCATATAGTGAAAAACAAATAGAAATAGCAAAGGGTTTAAAACCGATACACGGAGAGAATGCAAAAATCAAATGGGTGATATTAGAGGAAAAAGAACGGAATAAACCAAAAGTAGTAGAAGGGGATCGAGTTGATTATTATTCAGTCAATACCATTATTAATGTAAAAAAAGGTGAATTAATCGCACAAAAAATTCCTGCTACCAAAGGAGAAGAGGGGAAAACGGTTAGAGGAAAAACAATACCAGCAAAACCTGGAAAAGATCTCTCCTTTAAAATAGGAAAAAATGTCGTGTTAAATGAAACGAAAGACAGTATTTACGCTTCAGTGGATGGTCAAGTTGTCATTGACGATAAGGTTCAGGTACTACCTATTTATGAAGTAAAGGGAGATGTAGACTTTAGCGTAGGAAATATTGATTTTGTTGGTACTGTCATTGTAAGTGGGAATGTTTTAGATGGTTTCAAAATACATGCTTTAGATGATATTAAAATTTTTGGATATGTAGAAGGTGCGGAATTAATCTCAAAACGCGGGAATATCGAAATACAACAAGGAGTTATCGGCTATCAACGATCAACCATCAGAGCAGCTAAAAGTGTTAAGGCTTTATACATTATGGACGCAACGGTGTATGCTGGTGAAAATGTACATATTTCGCAAAGTATCATGCGTAGTGAAATCATCGCAGGAAAAGAAGTCATTTGCTTAGGAACAAAGGGATTGATTGTTGGTGGACAAACCAATGCCGGTACAAAGGTGATTGCTTCCATCATTGGAAATCATTTAGCGACACCAACATCGATTGAAGTAGGAATTAATCCAATGTTACGAGAAGAATTAAGAGAATTACAAGAAAAAAAGCGGGAAAATTTTCAATTATTTGATAAAATAGAAAAAGCAATACATTTTATCAATCGACTTCAAAGAACAATGGGTGATTTACCACCTAATAAACAGAGTTTACTCACTGAACTTTTGAATCAAAAATCGTTGATTGAGAAACGTATGAAAGAATTAGATCTTCGAGAAAAAACAATTGAAATAAACATGAATATGAATGATCAATCGAGCATTGAGGTACAAAATGTAATCTATCCTGGTGTGAAACTCGTGATCGGAAAACAGCGAAAATTTATCAAGGATGTGCATAAGTGCGTAAAATTCATTTTTGAAGAAGGGGAAATTGTGTCACGACAATTACTTCCTTAA